One part of the Sphingobacterium sp. LZ7M1 genome encodes these proteins:
- a CDS encoding class D beta-lactamase OXA-347, producing MKNILFVVFISMIFLFVCCNTTTNKNIIETEISDFDKILDSFQVNGSILIYDNDKNTFYSNDFDWAKNGKLPASTFKIPNSIIAVELGIIENDTTILKWNGEQRKMDIWEKDLSFKDAFRISCVPCYQEIARKIGTIKMKEYLEKFEYKNMIFDSLTIDNFWLEGNSKISQKQQIDFLRKFYFSKFPISDRTIKIVKNIMEIERTENYILSGKTGLSSIEEKYNGWFVGYVETKSNVYFFATNVIPTDGLNVDDFISSRINVTKNALKQMNIMK from the coding sequence ATGAAAAATATTTTATTTGTAGTTTTTATTTCAATGATATTTTTATTTGTTTGCTGTAACACAACAACGAATAAAAACATAATTGAAACAGAAATTTCTGATTTTGACAAAATTTTAGATAGTTTTCAAGTAAATGGTTCAATTCTAATTTATGATAACGACAAGAATACTTTTTACTCAAATGACTTTGATTGGGCTAAAAACGGAAAATTACCTGCATCAACATTCAAAATTCCAAATTCTATAATTGCTGTTGAATTAGGCATTATTGAAAATGATACAACTATTTTAAAATGGAATGGCGAGCAGAGAAAAATGGATATTTGGGAAAAAGATTTATCATTTAAAGATGCTTTTAGAATTTCCTGTGTTCCTTGCTATCAGGAAATTGCAAGGAAAATCGGAACAATTAAAATGAAAGAATATTTAGAAAAATTTGAGTATAAAAATATGATTTTTGACAGTTTAACGATTGACAATTTTTGGCTTGAAGGAAATTCAAAAATATCTCAAAAACAACAAATCGACTTTTTAAGGAAATTCTATTTTTCAAAATTTCCAATTTCTGATAGGACAATAAAGATTGTCAAAAATATTATGGAAATTGAGCGAACTGAAAATTACATTTTAAGCGGTAAGACTGGATTAAGTTCGATAGAAGAAAAATATAATGGTTGGTTTGTTGGTTATGTTGAAACAAAATCTAATGTTTATTTTTTTGCAACAAATGTAATTCCGACAGACGGATTGAATGTTGATGATTTTATTTCATCGAGAATTAATGTAACAAAAAATGCGTTAAAGCAAATGAATATAATGAAATGA